In Montipora foliosa isolate CH-2021 chromosome 13, ASM3666993v2, whole genome shotgun sequence, one DNA window encodes the following:
- the LOC137982652 gene encoding neuropeptide FF receptor 2-like — MPNGTETRGPSTRFNTMWLAVYIPEFVIIFLINSFTIITFARNHHLRKCTTYLIINLAVADLLVGAVSGPMQIYRNLTFEAESGFSWKKLTVIYFEKFFAKCSLLNLALLSLERLHATLFPFRHSRMMKWVYLKTVVCIWLLALVLASAEAALFLTDLKATRIFWASFIIIILSTVIVSYTIIIFNVKRNAPPQLSGAGAPDRKLTATLFVVTALSTFFILPILLTVLGVLRESFNIRQSVSVLFYANSFVNPIVYTLRMQEFRNAALIRCHNITEPQRQSLQMNCVTRITASLDPQALGNSSTSDHFGNSKK; from the coding sequence ATGCCGAATGGAACAGAAACACGTGGTCCTTCGACAAGGTTTAATACCATGTGGCTTGCAGTTTACATCCCTGAATTTGTCATCATATTTCTAATAAACAGCTTCACTATCATCACCTTTGCAAGAAATCACCATCTACGCAAGTGCACTACGTACCTGATCATAAACCTGGCTGTGGCTGATTTGCTGGTGGGAGCTGTGTCAGGGCCCATGCAAATTTACCGTAACCTAACCTTTGAAGCTGAAAGTGGATTCAGTTGGAAAAAGCTCACAGtcatttattttgaaaaattttttgcaaaatgcTCCCTGCTTAATCTTGCCTTGCTGTCGTTGGAACGCCTTCATGcaactttatttccttttagACACTCTCGAATGATGAAATGGGTTTATTTAAAGaccgttgtttgcatttggctATTAGCTCTTGTCTTGGCGTCTGCAGAGGCTGCGCTATTTCTTACTGACCTAAAAGCCACCAGAATCTTTTGGGCttcatttattatcattatcctTTCGACCGTCATAGTATCCTATACGATTATTATCTTTAATGTGAAGAGGAATGCCCCTCCACAGCTATCTGGGGCAGGGGCCCCCGACAGGAAATTGACGGCCACGTTATTCGTTGTCACTGCTCTGAGCACATTCTTCATTCTTCCCATTCTTCTCACTGTCCTCGGTGTACTAAGAGAATCATTTAATATCCGCCAGTCCGTAAGTGTATTGTTCTACGCCAATTCCTTTGTAAATCCTATAGTTTATACCTTAAGAATGCAAGAGTTTCGGAATGCCGCGCTAATCAGGTGTCATAACATTACAGAACCACAACGCCAGTCTCTCCAGATGAATTGCGTAACACGCATAACAGCATCTCTGGATCCTCAAGCCCTGGGTAATAGTAGTACAAGTGACCACTTTGGAAATAGCAAAAAGTAA
- the LOC137983776 gene encoding serine/threonine-protein phosphatase 2A regulatory subunit B'' subunit beta-like: MAHLSPILKVKVDELFLRWLSMPETQRTLRNDLNKLIQGRPLSPRQLSPVQNTIGGARPISPPAPPTSSPTQLLRSPRSPRDRTSRRTSSKSPPRSPRLENHEGTKVLMKDKTLVLNNVRIVPGCAARLPQFYFPLGKPDDSKSTICDEALTQVTTVFKRFERGVPKEEFGAVAKACGLPFYWREPLFSTAGGHKHGFVTLSMFTVMWKSLLSQYHDNASKFVRLLSNKPSSEYLESDDFIPLLQDIVETHPGLEFLREASDFHSRYIHTVIARIFYCVNSSWTGRITIPELRNSNFLEVLACLEDEEDINEIVDYFSYEHFYVIYCKFWELDTDHDLLIDEKDLMRHNNHALSSRIVKQLFSGCVTRGPTYIEGKMTYPEFVWFLLSEEDKKHPRSIEYWFRCMDLDGDGVVSMYELEYFYTEQVSKMEALGIETMVFEDCLCQVLDMVKPKVEGCIQLSDLKNCKLAYIFFNTFFNLDKYLEHEQRDPFAAARDFQDTDGLQPTDWERYAQEEYDLLVAEEGANEQAEGLYEDDFDEDEDLPETDILALKGLANDEGGKESKPWTMVTGIDDDIEDDDDDLDDDDDDDDVYY; the protein is encoded by the exons CTGTCCAAAATACAATAGGCGGTGCTAGACCAATTTCCCCTCCCGCTCCACCGACCAGTTCACCGACGCAATTATTGCGGTCACCACGAAGTCCTCGTGACAGAACTTCGCGAAGAACAAGCTCTAAATCGCCACCGCGTTCTCCTCGGTTAGAGAACCATGAAGGAACGAAGGTTCTCATGAAGGATAAAACTTTGGTGTTGAATAATGTTAGAATCGTTCCTGGTTGTGCTGCGAGATTGCCACAGTTCTACTTTCCACTTGGAAAACCAGACGATTCGAAATCTACGATTTGCGACGAAGCTCTAACGCAAGTCACGACAGTTTTCAAACGTTTTGAAAGAGGAGTACCGAAAGAAGAGTTTGGAGCGGTGGCAAAG GCGTGTGGTCTTCCTTTCTATTGGAGAGAGCCATTGTTTTCTACAGCAGGTGGACATAAGCATGGTTTTGTCACGTTGTCAATGTTTACTGTGATGTGGAAAAG tttgttgTCACAGTACCATGACAATGCCTCAAAATTTGTTCGACTGTTGAGTAACAAACCTTCCTCTGAATATCTTGAATCAGACGACTTTATTCCTCTGTTAcag GATATTGTAGAAACACATCCTGGATTGGAATTTCTTCGTGAGGCCTCAGATTTTCATTCTAGGTACATTCATACG GTCATAGCAAGAATATtttattgtgtaaatagttcatgGACTGGAAGAATTACCATCCCAGAACTGAGAAATAGTAATTTTTTAGAA GTTTTAGCTTGCCTTGAAGATGAGGAAGATATAAATGAG atTGTGGACTATTTTTCTTACGAGCATTTTTATGTAATATATTGTAAATTCTGGGAGCTTGACACAGACCATGACTTGTTGATTGACGAGAAGGATTTGATGAGACACAACAACCAtg CTTTGTCATCAAGGATTGTGAAGCAGCTGTTTTCTGGATGTGTCACTCG AGGTCCAACTTACATTGAAGGAAAGATGACGTATCCTGAGTTTGTTTGGTTTCTTCTCTCTGAAGAAGACAAGAAACATCCTAGAAG TATTGAATACTGGTTCCGCTGTATGGATCTTGATGGTGATGGCGTCGTGTCCATGTACGAATTAGAGTATTTTTACACCGAGCAGGTCTCCAAAATGGAAGCTCTTGGTATTGAGACCATGGTATTTGAAGACTGCCTTTGTCAG GTTTTGGACATGGTGAAACCAAAAGTTGAAG GTTGTATACAATTAAGCGACCTCAAGAACTGCAAACTGGCTTATATCTTCTTCAACACGTTCTTTAACCTTGATAAATACCTGGAACATGAACAGAGGGATCCATTTGCTGCAGCAAGG GATTTTCAAGACACGGATGGCCTTCAGCCGACAGATTGGGAAAGATACGCACAAGAAGAATATGACCTGCTAGTGGCTGAAGAAGGAGCCAATGAGCAAGCAGAAGG GCTGTACGAAGACGATTTTGATGAAGACGAAGACCTTCCTGAAACAGACATTTTAGCTTTGAAAGGTCTTGCGAACGACGAAGGCGGCAAAGAAAGCAAGCCTTGGACAATGGTAACAGGAATAGATGATGACATcgaagatgacgatgacgatcttgatgatgatgatgatgatgatgatgtgtaTTACTAA